In the genome of Candidatus Nanopelagicales bacterium, one region contains:
- a CDS encoding sulfotransferase, whose amino-acid sequence MNSGGSDCLNPVLVGGTGRSGSTITGQLLGQHPDLFLTDPPEIRFLANDHGVAEALTMTRGGWMSRRKANSEAKFCLERTKTLWFWRAAKIGLHTSISIEEVDALGKSYLDDFGRDPVAASRTFTYAIMRKVAAKAEGRRWVDTTPANSRISEQIEPIYPDSQVISMIRDGRDVAASFVAQTFGPNEIFASLRQWEKRSLLIHQATLASRPGRCIIVDMLDLVDRDRDNTLQLICDFIDVPVDPGMKAWFNETVNAQNANVGRWRTQFDAETTKEIDRVYGEMVERLRAQGVQIPLES is encoded by the coding sequence GTGAATTCAGGCGGCTCAGATTGCTTAAATCCCGTTCTCGTTGGTGGTACCGGCCGTAGCGGCTCAACCATCACAGGTCAGCTCCTTGGGCAGCATCCCGATCTCTTTTTGACGGATCCCCCTGAGATCCGTTTTCTGGCCAATGACCACGGCGTTGCCGAGGCGCTCACCATGACGCGTGGTGGCTGGATGTCCCGCCGAAAAGCTAATTCTGAGGCCAAATTCTGCCTAGAACGCACGAAAACGCTTTGGTTCTGGCGAGCGGCCAAGATTGGTCTGCATACCTCCATTTCTATTGAAGAAGTCGATGCACTGGGCAAGTCCTACCTCGATGATTTTGGGCGCGATCCGGTAGCAGCTTCACGGACTTTCACTTACGCGATCATGCGCAAGGTGGCAGCCAAGGCAGAAGGCCGCCGCTGGGTGGACACCACTCCCGCAAATTCGCGAATCTCAGAGCAAATCGAACCCATCTATCCCGATTCACAGGTCATTTCAATGATCCGCGACGGTCGAGATGTTGCTGCATCCTTCGTTGCACAAACCTTTGGCCCAAACGAAATCTTTGCTTCACTTCGTCAGTGGGAAAAACGTTCATTGCTGATCCATCAGGCGACCTTGGCCAGTCGACCAGGTCGCTGCATCATCGTTGACATGCTTGACCTTGTTGATCGAGATCGCGATAACACTCTGCAACTCATCTGTGACTTCATTGATGTTCCTGTTGACCCAGGCATGAAGGCCTGGTTTAACGAGACAGTTAATGCCCAGAATGCGAATGTGGGCCGCTGGCGTACACAGTTTGATGCAGAAACCACGAAGGAAATCGACCGGGTCTACGGGGAAATGGTTGAACGTCTTCGGGCTCAAGGCGTTCAGATTCCGCTTGAGTCATAG
- a CDS encoding DUF2237 domain-containing protein, whose product MSQRNVFGDELEVCSLEPVTGFYRDGYCNTGPEDIGSHTVCTVVSAEFLEHQKSIGNDLSTPMPQFGFAGLQPGDRWAVCAGRWWQAFEDGIKAPVVLQATNEAALEIIPSWALRECMADVPNDLSELLGDE is encoded by the coding sequence ATGAGTCAGCGCAATGTGTTCGGAGACGAACTAGAAGTGTGCAGCCTCGAGCCGGTCACAGGGTTTTATCGTGACGGCTACTGCAACACAGGCCCGGAAGATATTGGTTCGCACACCGTATGCACGGTGGTCTCGGCCGAATTTCTTGAGCATCAAAAATCCATCGGTAATGATCTTTCAACACCTATGCCGCAGTTTGGCTTCGCTGGGTTACAGCCGGGGGATCGTTGGGCCGTGTGTGCTGGACGTTGGTGGCAAGCCTTTGAAGATGGCATCAAGGCACCAGTGGTGCTTCAGGCAACCAATGAAGCTGCGCTAGAAATCATCCCGAGCTGGGCGTTGCGTGAATGCATGGCTGATGTGCCAAACGATTTGTCGGAACTCCTTGGCGACGAATAG
- a CDS encoding bifunctional glycosyltransferase family 2 protein/CDP-glycerol:glycerophosphate glycerophosphotransferase translates to MAFFSIIVPVYNVQSYLRAAVESVLEQDFEDFEVVIVDDCTPDHSGQIADDLARADSRVRVLHLDKNVGLGQARNTGVEAAHGDYILFLDGDDTFAPGSLKAISEKLQRNQLPEILIYNYSRVWWDGKEAVSWGAELLANLSVGSFRPQDHRRLFNLLPIACNKAYRRDFLQALGVQFPAGLYEDISYTYAVLLNAQRAVSLNRVVLLYRQRRSGGNILGTPSPRHFDVFAQYDRVFVEADRADVSDGMRKHLYDIMVNHYVTIIRHRGRIAKSERKRFFAAASESSRKHYPKNSDEHGKNLPSNIRGKLFRNNSYTTFKLYSWVDERRVPTRRFLGKIYWPVRRTVRKVRAVGRLWYGFFRMLPIKKNVVVFSEYWGTGYGCNPRAIYEAMPLHAPNLTAVWVIEKDKVGKLPTGVKHVAPNTLRQWAVFARAKFFVNNVNFPGAFKKRPGQIVIQTMHGTPLKYCGLDVMNNAVASSAIDPKRVAPRKGDQVVALDPSRSRQEFADLLRRSDNWDYAISSNAYSTEMWGHAYPCQYTWLEVGYPRNDVLVNAGPDEIATARNRIGVQSSQKVVLYAPTYRDVEGDSSLRINFEELIDNVDDSYVFILRAHHTTNLGPKVKELVSTGRVIDGSAFPSITDCYLAADVLITDYSSVMFDYAVLNRPIVIFADDWEAYGDARGTYFDLLATPPGAVATNQAQINAIFKDETFSSSESNERLRAFRARFCEFDQGTAAQQVIERVMLQK, encoded by the coding sequence ATGGCGTTCTTCTCCATCATCGTTCCGGTCTACAACGTGCAGTCATACCTGCGCGCTGCAGTGGAATCTGTGCTTGAGCAGGACTTCGAAGATTTTGAGGTCGTCATCGTTGATGACTGCACGCCAGACCACAGTGGTCAGATTGCAGATGACCTTGCGCGCGCGGATTCACGGGTGCGTGTTCTTCACTTGGACAAGAACGTTGGTCTTGGTCAGGCGCGTAACACAGGCGTGGAAGCCGCTCACGGTGACTACATCTTGTTCCTTGACGGGGATGACACATTTGCCCCAGGTTCACTCAAGGCGATTTCGGAAAAACTTCAACGAAATCAGCTCCCAGAAATTTTGATCTACAACTACTCACGCGTGTGGTGGGACGGCAAGGAAGCCGTGAGCTGGGGCGCCGAACTCCTAGCGAATCTTTCAGTTGGATCATTTAGGCCTCAGGATCATCGACGCTTATTCAATCTGCTTCCAATTGCTTGCAACAAGGCTTATCGCAGAGATTTCTTGCAGGCACTTGGTGTGCAATTTCCAGCAGGTCTCTATGAAGACATTTCTTACACGTACGCAGTACTCCTCAATGCGCAGCGTGCTGTTTCGTTAAATCGCGTGGTGCTGCTTTATCGCCAGCGACGCTCAGGCGGCAACATTCTTGGGACGCCTAGTCCTCGGCATTTTGATGTATTTGCGCAGTACGACCGCGTGTTTGTTGAAGCAGACCGCGCAGACGTAAGTGATGGAATGCGTAAACATTTGTACGACATCATGGTGAATCACTACGTCACCATCATTCGTCACCGTGGTCGGATTGCAAAGTCAGAACGGAAACGTTTCTTTGCGGCTGCCTCGGAATCATCCAGAAAGCACTATCCAAAAAATTCCGATGAGCACGGTAAAAATCTTCCGAGCAACATTCGAGGAAAACTCTTTCGCAATAACTCGTACACGACATTCAAGTTGTATAGCTGGGTAGATGAGCGCCGCGTACCTACCCGTCGCTTCTTAGGCAAGATCTACTGGCCAGTTCGCCGTACTGTGCGCAAAGTCCGTGCAGTTGGGCGCCTTTGGTACGGCTTCTTCCGCATGTTGCCCATCAAAAAAAATGTTGTGGTGTTCTCTGAATATTGGGGAACTGGTTATGGTTGTAATCCGCGTGCAATTTATGAAGCGATGCCTCTGCATGCACCGAATCTCACTGCTGTGTGGGTGATTGAGAAAGACAAGGTCGGAAAGTTGCCGACAGGCGTGAAGCATGTAGCGCCGAATACTTTGAGGCAGTGGGCTGTCTTTGCTCGTGCGAAATTCTTTGTGAACAATGTGAATTTCCCCGGTGCATTTAAGAAACGGCCAGGTCAAATAGTCATACAGACAATGCACGGCACGCCATTGAAGTACTGCGGTTTGGATGTCATGAACAACGCAGTGGCAAGTTCGGCAATCGATCCAAAGCGGGTAGCTCCTCGCAAGGGTGACCAAGTAGTAGCCCTTGATCCTTCGCGCAGTCGCCAAGAGTTTGCTGACCTGTTACGCAGAAGCGATAATTGGGATTACGCGATCAGTTCCAACGCATACTCAACCGAAATGTGGGGCCATGCCTACCCATGTCAGTACACCTGGCTTGAAGTGGGTTATCCGCGCAATGACGTGCTTGTGAATGCTGGTCCGGATGAGATTGCCACTGCGCGAAATCGGATCGGAGTTCAGTCGAGTCAGAAAGTCGTTCTCTATGCGCCTACGTACCGAGATGTCGAGGGCGACAGTTCCCTTCGTATTAACTTCGAAGAACTCATCGACAATGTTGATGACTCTTATGTTTTTATCTTGCGCGCGCACCACACCACGAATTTGGGCCCCAAAGTAAAAGAACTCGTCAGCACAGGTCGAGTTATCGATGGGTCAGCGTTCCCATCGATCACTGATTGCTACCTGGCTGCTGATGTACTTATCACTGACTATTCGTCTGTGATGTTCGACTACGCGGTGCTTAATCGACCAATCGTGATCTTTGCTGATGATTGGGAAGCGTACGGTGATGCGCGAGGAACATACTTTGATCTCCTGGCCACTCCTCCTGGCGCTGTTGCAACGAATCAAGCCCAGATCAATGCGATTTTCAAGGATGAAACCTTTAGTTCTTCTGAAAGCAATGAACGACTACGAGCGTTTCGTGCTCGTTTTTGTGAGTTTGATCAGGGAACTGCAGCGCAACAAGTTATTGAACGAGTGATGTTGCAGAAGTAG
- a CDS encoding sulfatase, producing the protein MTEVHGRKRIELTTATLVTIGVVLAVFALILMGTTKAARAGEAGPDATPTIGSSTDATSAPVIAPAEGSLSDIKNVVMILADDLDWPTFDEVPRLAALKKEGTTLSNFVVTNSLCCPSRTSFMRAQYVHNHRVISNIPATGGGWEKFQARGLEDDCLPTWLQKSDVETALIGKYLNGFPNNTPTPTYIPPGYDYFVTSTSKNQAYQGFDYTLNENGTLKDYGHKPADYMNAVLVRNAKNYLKTVKAPFFLEFSSYNPHTPAPFDAKYATAYSTGTVPRTPSFNSPGTNEVGWLASHDVLNSKRVNNLDRLWQNRLRSTESIADTYVALKAQLEATGHADDTLIIVTSDNGYHAGVHRLKTGKQTAFKEDSVVPAIFIGPGISKGAVISQVTSMVDLGPTISSVFGARTPSYVDGRDLSPLLRGEKDVSWRTATLTENLSRTLPGDPDYSPVTAPPFHALRSEHWLYIEYRNNDVELYDLKSDPFEMHNVQASTNPAIVAQLHAQLQAMIHCKAATCRIADAMPNGTSILPFPQVTGEPTPTPSVSATATPTPTTSATSLVQ; encoded by the coding sequence TTGACCGAAGTACACGGCCGAAAGCGGATCGAACTCACGACTGCCACCTTGGTCACCATCGGCGTTGTCTTGGCTGTGTTTGCGTTGATCTTGATGGGCACGACAAAGGCCGCACGTGCGGGTGAGGCCGGACCAGACGCCACTCCGACAATTGGTTCCAGCACCGATGCAACGTCAGCACCTGTGATTGCGCCAGCAGAGGGATCGCTGTCTGACATCAAGAATGTCGTCATGATTTTGGCTGACGACTTGGACTGGCCGACATTTGATGAAGTGCCACGATTGGCTGCATTGAAGAAAGAAGGCACAACGCTTTCAAATTTCGTCGTAACCAATTCACTGTGCTGCCCATCTCGCACCTCCTTCATGCGTGCGCAATATGTCCATAACCACCGAGTCATCTCAAATATCCCGGCGACCGGCGGCGGTTGGGAAAAATTTCAAGCACGAGGTCTAGAAGATGACTGCCTACCAACGTGGTTACAAAAGTCTGACGTTGAGACAGCCCTGATAGGTAAGTACCTCAATGGCTTTCCGAATAACACCCCAACACCAACGTATATCCCGCCAGGCTACGACTACTTCGTAACCTCAACATCAAAGAATCAGGCTTACCAAGGATTCGATTACACCTTGAACGAGAATGGCACACTCAAGGATTACGGGCATAAACCAGCGGACTATATGAATGCCGTGCTCGTCCGAAATGCCAAGAACTACCTGAAAACCGTGAAGGCCCCATTCTTTTTGGAATTCTCTTCATACAACCCGCATACCCCCGCACCCTTTGATGCTAAGTACGCAACTGCGTATTCCACGGGAACGGTTCCACGAACACCTTCCTTCAACTCACCAGGCACCAATGAGGTGGGCTGGCTGGCCTCACATGATGTGCTGAATTCCAAGCGAGTCAATAATTTAGATCGGCTTTGGCAGAACCGACTTCGATCAACAGAATCAATTGCTGATACGTATGTGGCCCTGAAGGCTCAACTGGAGGCCACGGGTCACGCTGATGACACGTTAATCATCGTTACTTCTGACAATGGCTACCACGCAGGAGTTCATCGACTGAAGACTGGGAAGCAAACAGCGTTCAAAGAAGACTCGGTTGTTCCTGCCATCTTTATTGGACCCGGCATTTCAAAGGGTGCCGTTATCTCTCAGGTCACATCAATGGTGGATCTAGGCCCAACGATCAGCTCAGTGTTTGGCGCTCGCACACCTTCATATGTTGATGGGCGTGACCTTTCGCCTCTTCTGCGCGGAGAAAAGGATGTCTCCTGGCGTACGGCAACCTTGACTGAAAACCTCAGCCGCACGTTGCCCGGTGATCCCGATTACTCACCCGTAACTGCGCCACCATTTCATGCGCTACGAAGTGAGCACTGGCTCTATATTGAGTACCGCAACAACGATGTTGAGCTATACGACCTCAAGTCGGACCCATTCGAAATGCACAACGTGCAAGCATCGACAAATCCAGCGATCGTGGCTCAATTACATGCGCAGTTACAAGCAATGATTCATTGCAAAGCAGCGACCTGCCGCATTGCCGATGCGATGCCGAACGGGACATCAATCTTGCCATTTCCTCAGGTAACCGGTGAACCAACGCCAACACCTTCGGTTTCCGCTACTGCGACACCAACGCCAACTACTTCTGCAACATCACTCGTTCAATAA
- a CDS encoding ABC transporter permease, with protein sequence MSSPTPAETRPVQVFLPHRAGLPRLAPYFKNLWNRRHFAVELSRASMRSAHTNTFFGQFWLVIGPALNAGVYFLLVSVIRGGNAGPNFFMHLLAGLFAFNFIQAVMSNGATSVTKGGNLVLNTAFPLLLLPFSALRTAFFRFVPSLIILLAFFIYFDYFGTHSQACDAVTGVCEELNTIHFTPIMFMAIPALLLIFIFAAGLSALMASVQIYFRDTTQLLPYATRIWLYLSPVLYYADQMKPWMLKLEILNPLYPLLGIWSQTLVEGTIPPLSWWLGSAAWAFASLFIGVFFFMSREREFAVRI encoded by the coding sequence ATGAGCTCTCCAACTCCCGCGGAAACGCGCCCGGTTCAGGTTTTCCTGCCACACCGCGCAGGTTTGCCTCGCTTGGCGCCATATTTCAAGAACCTTTGGAATCGTCGCCACTTTGCAGTTGAGTTGTCACGGGCCTCGATGCGTTCGGCCCACACCAATACCTTTTTTGGACAGTTCTGGTTAGTTATCGGTCCCGCACTTAACGCCGGCGTGTATTTCCTACTTGTCAGTGTGATTCGTGGCGGCAATGCCGGCCCGAATTTCTTTATGCACTTACTCGCTGGCCTTTTTGCCTTTAACTTCATTCAGGCAGTGATGTCTAACGGCGCTACCTCGGTAACCAAGGGTGGCAATTTGGTGTTGAACACTGCTTTCCCACTCCTGCTGCTTCCCTTTTCGGCATTGCGAACCGCATTCTTCAGGTTTGTCCCGTCACTCATCATTTTGCTTGCCTTCTTCATTTACTTTGACTACTTCGGCACGCACTCACAAGCATGCGATGCCGTAACCGGAGTTTGCGAAGAACTCAACACGATTCATTTCACGCCAATTATGTTCATGGCGATTCCAGCGTTGTTGCTGATCTTCATTTTCGCAGCCGGCCTATCTGCACTGATGGCATCCGTGCAGATTTATTTCCGCGACACCACACAGCTGCTCCCATACGCAACTCGCATCTGGTTGTACCTGTCTCCCGTGCTCTACTACGCAGACCAGATGAAGCCTTGGATGCTGAAACTGGAAATTTTGAATCCGCTGTACCCACTGCTCGGTATTTGGAGTCAGACGTTGGTGGAAGGCACTATTCCGCCGTTGTCTTGGTGGCTGGGATCTGCAGCTTGGGCATTCGCGTCATTGTTCATCGGCGTATTCTTCTTTATGT
- a CDS encoding acyltransferase family protein, producing the protein MAQSSQAESLRSSQQNRRDDIQGLRAIAVGTVVAFHAGLPMPGGFLGVDVFFVISGFVITAMLGREWAKNQTIRFSTFYARRFRRLTPALALLVIGVVLLSVFIASPMGDQQVAAQTGIGALLLSANIVIANTTGGYFDAPAAANPLLNTWSLSVEEQFYLIFPLVLFLGWKMARNRATRFMPYVLVGIVGVVSFAIAMLEAAGHTIPLLPSWLSGFYGPTSRAWEFAAGAVLALFAFRIEPIISKRIGFVLGALGIAGLALSLYLVNDQTIWPGPLTLLPVVSTMCLLVAGYAESNAVSRFLGRSPFVHVGNISYSLYLWHWPFIVFALILWPTTPGIAVLAAAASLIPSLMSYQWLEQPIRNLRDVTKRKMTVIITCTMVPPIVLALGLWTAADNGFWNTRVQQFIATVQPMHAGNAEGCNKSIAPSDRKATKCVWNANGVGTPVYLIGDSHADHLSEAVIAATRELNDPLTIATANACPFFDVYLHSTAAPKSRCRAFVQKTLTWLKQQPPGTVILSSSSVYWNSKVFSAGLSKDSLTNDVVAKRASLQAGLTSAVEQLEASGHRVVLIQDVPYFAKPYASDPHQFSVLQIASGANLGSQMPRSFADQNQQAAREAIDAVGEKTGATVVDLRDHFCPQDSCTTQLGTTYLYRDDGHISIGAAKELAPIFTQALQR; encoded by the coding sequence ATGGCACAGAGCAGCCAAGCTGAATCCTTACGCTCATCCCAGCAAAATCGCCGCGATGACATCCAGGGCCTGCGCGCGATTGCGGTGGGTACCGTCGTGGCTTTTCATGCTGGTCTTCCCATGCCGGGGGGTTTTCTTGGCGTTGATGTGTTCTTCGTCATTTCTGGTTTTGTGATAACGGCCATGCTTGGCCGGGAATGGGCAAAGAATCAAACCATCCGGTTTTCGACGTTTTATGCACGCAGATTTCGTCGCTTAACTCCAGCACTTGCACTGCTCGTCATTGGTGTTGTGCTGTTGTCTGTATTCATCGCTTCGCCCATGGGCGATCAGCAAGTCGCAGCCCAAACGGGTATAGGTGCCTTGCTATTGAGCGCCAACATCGTGATTGCCAACACCACAGGTGGCTATTTCGACGCTCCCGCAGCAGCGAATCCACTCTTGAATACTTGGTCACTTTCCGTTGAAGAGCAGTTTTATTTGATTTTTCCGCTCGTTCTTTTCCTTGGATGGAAGATGGCGCGCAATCGGGCGACGCGGTTTATGCCCTATGTGTTGGTGGGAATTGTCGGAGTGGTGTCGTTCGCAATTGCCATGCTTGAGGCTGCGGGCCACACCATTCCTTTGCTACCAAGTTGGCTGAGCGGTTTCTACGGACCAACAAGTCGTGCATGGGAGTTTGCTGCCGGTGCCGTGTTGGCTCTCTTCGCGTTCAGAATCGAACCAATAATTTCCAAACGCATCGGTTTCGTTCTCGGTGCACTTGGCATCGCGGGGCTTGCGCTTTCGCTTTACCTTGTGAATGACCAAACAATCTGGCCAGGGCCACTTACGCTTCTTCCGGTTGTCAGCACCATGTGTTTACTTGTTGCCGGTTATGCAGAATCCAATGCCGTGAGTCGTTTCCTTGGGCGCTCACCTTTCGTTCATGTCGGCAATATTTCTTATTCCCTGTACCTCTGGCACTGGCCGTTCATTGTTTTCGCATTGATACTTTGGCCAACCACGCCAGGCATTGCGGTGCTTGCCGCCGCCGCATCTCTCATTCCCTCATTAATGTCGTATCAATGGCTTGAGCAGCCGATTCGCAATCTTCGTGATGTCACCAAGCGCAAGATGACTGTCATCATCACTTGCACAATGGTGCCCCCAATTGTCTTGGCCCTGGGTTTGTGGACGGCGGCTGACAACGGATTTTGGAACACGAGAGTGCAGCAATTCATAGCGACAGTTCAGCCAATGCACGCCGGCAACGCAGAAGGCTGTAACAAGTCAATTGCACCGAGTGACCGCAAAGCCACGAAGTGTGTGTGGAATGCCAATGGCGTTGGAACACCTGTGTATCTCATTGGTGATTCGCACGCAGATCATTTGAGTGAGGCAGTAATCGCTGCAACGAGAGAACTGAACGATCCACTGACGATCGCTACCGCGAATGCATGCCCATTTTTTGACGTGTATTTACATTCAACTGCCGCACCGAAATCCCGGTGCCGTGCGTTTGTGCAAAAAACTTTGACATGGCTCAAGCAACAACCACCTGGAACTGTGATTCTCTCGTCTTCCAGTGTGTATTGGAACTCCAAGGTATTCAGTGCGGGACTCTCGAAAGATTCACTCACCAATGACGTTGTTGCCAAGCGTGCAAGCCTTCAGGCTGGGTTGACCTCTGCGGTAGAGCAACTTGAAGCAAGCGGCCACCGAGTAGTGCTCATCCAAGATGTTCCGTACTTTGCAAAACCTTATGCATCGGACCCACATCAATTCTCTGTGCTGCAGATTGCAAGTGGAGCAAATCTTGGAAGTCAGATGCCGCGCAGTTTCGCGGACCAGAATCAGCAAGCTGCCCGCGAAGCAATTGATGCCGTCGGTGAAAAAACGGGCGCAACGGTGGTGGACCTACGTGATCATTTCTGCCCACAGGATTCATGCACGACCCAATTAGGAACGACTTATCTCTACCGCGATGACGGGCATATCTCGATTGGTGCGGCCAAGGAACTCGCACCGATATTCACTCAAGCCTTACAGCGCTGA